A genomic stretch from Mastacembelus armatus chromosome 12, fMasArm1.2, whole genome shotgun sequence includes:
- the LOC113124594 gene encoding drebrin-like protein A, giving the protein MAVNLSKNGPALMAAYKDVVDGSSDTNWVLFTYEGNSNDIRLADKGDGGLEEMVEELNTGKVMYGFCRVQDPNSGLPKYVLINWTGEGVKDSRKGICANHVSTMASFLKGAHVTVNARAEDDVEPETVLAKVAKASGANYNFHKQREYRDAPRGPVGSVYQKVNAVNEIQQTKKDDLWARSQRDEEVRRLEENKRAELEKQTLEKERREVEQKLAKEMERKAKERAQQIEQEKIYQKQREEEEEREREQQRLNQQEKEKKMVGINSAASVQKANEAKSLISQRSFNPRDIFKQQEQSFEASNRAAASRPGKLQSRFLSQSSFEREIPVQPPRAPAVATASSFTSPVSPVSPVSPVSPGSPVLFHTPAAAVASAAATQPPDAAHTEEAGWSDEFDDDEVEAEDNLYESQYPAEKEDNLYESVDDYVYTAEDRDARANGRGICARALYDYQAEDDTEITFDPDDLITDIDMVDKGWWKGYGPDGQYGMFPANYVELL; this is encoded by the exons ATGGCAGTGAACCTGAGTAAGAATGGACCTGCTCTCATGGCTGCTTATAAAGACGTGGTGGACGGCAGCTCTGATACAAACTG GGTGCTGTTCACTTACGAAGGCAACAGTAATGACATTCGTCTGGCAGACAAGGGAG ACGGGGGACTGGAGGAGATGGTGGAGGAGCTGAACACTGGGAAGGTGATGTACGGTTTCTGTCGTGTCCAGGACCCCAACTCTGGTCTGCCCAAATACGTCCTCATCAACTGG acaggtgagggTGTGAAGGACTCTCGGAAAGGAATCTGTGCCAACCACGTGAGCACCATGGCCAGCTTCCTAAAG GGAGCCCATGTGACCGTGAACGCCCGGGCTGAGGACGACGTGGAGCCCGAGACCGTTCTGGCAAAAGTGGCCAAAGCATCTGGGGCCAACTATAATTTCCACAAGCAAAGAGAATACAGAGACGCACCCAGAGGACCTGtg GGTTCTGTGTATCAGAAAGTCAACGCTGTGAACGAAATTCAACAAACCAAAAAGGACGACTTATGGGCCCGATCCCAG AGGGATGAGGAGGTTCGTCGACTGGAGGAGAACAAACGGgcagagctggagaaacagacgctggagaaggagaggagggaggtggAGCAGAAACTGGCGAAGGAGATGGAGAGGAAAGCAAAGGAGCGAGCTCAGCAGATTGAACAGGAGAA GATTTAtcagaagcagagagaagaagaagaagaaagagagagggagcagcagCGACTG aaccagcaggaaaaagaaaagaagatggTGGGAATAAACTCTGCTGCATCTGTGCAGAAAGCTAAT gaGGCCAAATCACTGATTTCTCAGAGATCATTTAATCCCAGAGACATATTcaagcagcaggagcagagcTTTGAGGCCAGCAACAGAGCTGCTGCATCTAGACCTG GGAAGCTGCAGAGTCGGTTTCTGTCTCAGAGCTCCTTTGAAAGAGAAATCCCAGTGCAGCCTCCACGAGCTCCAGCTGTAGCCACGGCCTCATCCTTCACATCACCTGTTTCACCTGTTTCACCTGTTTCACCTGTTTCACCTGGTTCACCTGTGCTGTTTCAcacacctgctgcagctgtggccTCTGCAGCAGCTACTCAGCCTCCAG ATGCTGCTCACACAGAAGAAGCTGGGTGGTCGGACGagtttgatgatgatgaagttgaAGCAG AGGACAACCTGTACGAGTCACAGTATCCAGCGGAGAAAGAGGATAATCTGTATGAGAGTGTTGATGACTATGTCTACACA GCTGAAGACCGTGATGCACGTGCCAATGGACGAGGCATCTGTGCCAGAGCTCTGTATGACTACCAGGCtg AGGACGACACTGAGATCACCTTTGACCCTGACGACCTTATAACCGACATAGACATGGTGGACAAGGGCTGGTGGAAAGGTTACGGACCCGATGGACAGTACGGCATGTTCCCTGCTAATTACGTGGAGCTCCTCTAA
- the casp17 gene encoding caspase-7, with the protein MFRRAQMDHSRERNRALLVSVAQFDHGVDLRRRPGAERDTKKLHRTLSKLGFKVDVHSDLSSEEIYELFLKESRRPVKDCFLAVLSSHGEDGCVLGADGEPVWLSRIFSYFDNESMEKKVKLFLIQACRGNGLDPGVEVDSAGDTSECSFSQYQSVPIDTAVMYATVSGYGAFMHPLGSVFLQTFCTLLQQEDNRDLELTRLMTRLSHSVAYTFQAKGRELEGKKEMPCLLTRLTREVYPFRDPGKEGGATGLSAMSLLDSENVRARKPSIS; encoded by the exons ATGTTCAGGAGAGCCCAGATGGATCACAGCAGGGAGAGGAACCGGGCACTGCTGGTCTCCGTGGCCCAGTTTGACCACGGGGTGGATCTGAGGAGGAGGCCTGGGGCCGAGAGGGACACCAAGAAACTGCACCGCACCCTCAGCAAACTGGGCTTCAAGGTGGACGTCCACAGCGACCTGAGCAGTGAGGAGATCTATGAGCTGTTTCTGaaag AGAGCAGGCGGCCTGTGAAGGATTGTTTTCTGGCCGTCCTGTCGTCTCATGGGGAGGACGGCTGCGTGCTCGGTGCTGATGGGGAACCCGTCTGGCTGTCGCGCATCTTCAGTTACTTTGACAATGAATCCATGGAGAAGAAGGTCAAGCTGTTCCTCATACAG GCCTGTCGGGGAAACGGTCTGGATCCCGGTGTGGAGGTGGACTCAGCGGGTGACACCAGCGAATGCAGCTTCTCCCAGTACCAGTCAGTTCCTATAGATACAGCTGTGATGTACGCCACAGTCTCAG gTTACGGTGCGTTCATGCACCCGCTGGGATCCGTCTTCCTCCAGACTTTCTGCACCTTATTACAGCAGGAGGACAATCGTGACCTGGAGCTGACCCGCCTGATGACCCGCCTCTCCCACAGCGTGGCCTACACCTTCCAGGCCAAAGGTCGAGAGCTGGAGGGGAAGAAGGAAATGCCGTGCCTCCTGACACGGCTCACCAGGGAAGTGTACCCGTTCCGTGACCCGGGGAAAGAAGGTGGGGCCACGGGACTCTCGGCCATGTCGCTGCTGGACTCTGAAAATGTCAGAGCACGTAAGCCGTCCATCAGTTAG
- the LOC113124322 gene encoding RNA/RNP complex-1-interacting phosphatase → MSRYNKKSGIPDRWLDYNAVGQRLQGTRFIAFKVPLKQHLNRQLPPADVFGPWELLDALNRENLELGLIIDLTYTKRYYSLQDLPESLLFVKISTAGHEVPSDNTILCFKRTVHRFLRDNAENDKLIGVHCTHGLNRTGYLICRYLIDVDGMDPKEAVELFNSSRGHDIERKNYLEDLQRGPKRSNEGMEESDPEPQRGCAVCRPCDDSEERQPRFSSSRPAPPRGNNHRPHHRPPRNALLPSPLFPAPFYPPMGAPIHPYQWTPPHHDSQWSRGPPSSDMNRPRYPPQHSESGPGPQLQADRRRGPFPAALPRYSPRWGSGPTTPRDPGWSGPFPR, encoded by the exons atgtcTCGGTACAACAAGAAGAGCGGCATACCGGACAG GTGGCTGGACTATAACGCTGTTGGACAGAGACTTCAGGGGACGCGCTTCATTGCCTTCAAAGTCCCGCTGAAACAG cACCTGAACCGGCAGCTTCCGCCTGCGGACGTGTTCGGGCCCTGGGAGCTGCTCGACGCGCTGAACAGAGAAAATCTGGAGCTCGGTTTGATCATCGACCTCACCTACACCAAGCGCTACTACAGCCTGCAG gaCCTGCCGgagtctctgctgtttgtgaagATCTCCACAGCTGGTCATGAGGTTCCCAGTGACAATACCATCCTGTGCTTCAAACGCACCGTGCACAGGTTTCTACGAGACAACGCGGAGAACG ACAAACTGATCGGAGTCCACTGTACCCACGGCCTGAACCGCACCGGTTACCTGATCTGCAG GTATCTGATCGACGTCGATGGGATGGATCCTAAAGAGGCCGTGGAGC TGTTCAACTCGTCGCGGGGCCACGACATAGAGAGGAAGAACTATCTGGAAGACCTGCAGCGTGGACCCAAGAGGAG TAATGAGGGGATGGAGGAGTCGGACCCGGAGCCACAGAGAGGTTGTGCTGTGTGTCGGCCATGTGACGATTCTGAGGAGCGTCAACCACGTTTTAGCTCCTCCAG GCCTGCCCCTCCCCGAGGAAACAACCACCGCCCACATCACCGTCCTCCACGTAATGCCCTCCTCCCCAGCCCCCTGTTCCCGGCTCCTTTTTATCCACCTATGGGAGCTCCTATCCACCCGTACCAATGGACCCCCCCTCACCATGACAGTCAGTGGAGTAGAGGACCCCCCAGCTCAGATATGAACAGGCCCAGATACCCCCCACAACATTCAGAGTCTGGTCCAGGCCCTCAACTGCAGGCGGACAGAAGGAGAGGACCCTTCCCTGCTGCCCTCCCCCGCTACTCCCCACGCTGGGGCAGTGGTCCAACCACTCCAAGGGACCCGGGGTGGAGCGGGCCATTCCCAAGATGA
- the cox5ba gene encoding cytochrome c oxidase subunit 5B, mitochondrial isoform X2, whose protein sequence is MAARFLLRSAVRAATTCRTGPVPALTRSMAAGGIPTDEEQATGLEKIIMKATKEGKDPYSMLKPKQYTGSKADPHLVPSITNKRIVGCVCEEDNTSVIWFWLHEGEAQRCPSCGAHYKLVPHELPH, encoded by the exons ATGGCTGCTCGGTTTCTGCTCCGCTCGGCGGTTCGAGCCGCCACCACCTGCCGGACCGGGCCGGTCCCTGCTCTGACCCGCAGCATGGCGGCTGGGG GGATTCCCACTGACGAGGAGCAGGCCACAGGACTGGAGAAGATCATCATGAAGGCTACCAAGGAGGGAAAG GATCCCTACAGCATGCTGAAGCCAAAGCAGTACACTGGTTCCAAGGCTGATCCCCACCTGGTTCCCTCCATCACAAACAAGAGGATTGTGGGATGTGTTT GTGAAGAAGACAACACATCCGTGATTTGGTTCTGGCTTCATGAGGGTGAGGCCCAGCGCTGCCCGTCCTGTGGGGCCCACTACAAACTGGTGCCCCATGAGCTCCCCCACTAA
- the LOC113124321 gene encoding transcription factor 7-like 1-B translates to MPQLNGADGDDLGASDELIAFKDEGEQEEKRNVAAERDLDDVKSSLVNESETNSGSDSEADRRPKPNPDVESRARQSQLFEEALRRQQDGGLFQPSPYVGYPFFMIPDLGNLCSPYLTNGALTPSARPYLPFQWPLLDVPGRAAMRDTATPTHLSNSVPVVQHPHMSHLHPLLPYSPEAFSPQRASPGFSPDAGMSRTPHAACYPVSPGGMAQIPHPLGWLQGQHMYPIAGGFTPAALAMNAGLVSSSFSPRLVPTPQSSIPHPAIVPTAVKQEPGVSSQPGKSAPDVKQEKDDERRPHIKKPLNAFMLYMRDERPKVVAQCKVKESATINQILGQRWHSLSKEEQAKYYELARKERLLHSKLYPGWSARDNYGKKKKRKRVKSETQLEVPVAAPAAAAEDFRPQLKRPRVPPGPEEMVHTHPRPHPTQSHTISHLTHTHLSQASPASSLDSPATPTTALASPAAPAPTHTEHTHSSYGHSSPYAEQLQPLSLTTKPHRTPHPLGRNAITPGPSTPSSSSDTPTSSPLTASSRSSPPAPPPLSQPFLVPPPSSAHQSAAGAHGALTQSQPFSLRRTNQL, encoded by the exons ATGCCGCAGCTAAACGGCGCAGACGGCGACGATCTGGGGGCGAGCGACGAGCTGATCGCCTTCAAAGACGAaggggagcaggaggagaagaggaacgTGGCTGCCGAGCGGGACCTGGACGATGTCAAGTCCTCCCTGGTCAACGAGTCCGAGACCAACAGCGGGTCGGACTCGGAG gcagacAGACGCCCCAAGCCCAATCCAGATGTGGAGAGCAGGGCCAGGCAGAGCCAGCTGTTTGAAGAAG cactgAGGAGGCAGCAGGACGGGGGTCTCTTCCAGCCCTCTCCGTACGTTGGATATCCCTTTTTCATGATCCCAGATCTCGGGAACCTCTGTAGTCCTTACCTCACCAATGGAGCCCTCACACCAAGTGCCCGGCCG TACCTGCCGTTTCAGTGGCCTCTGCTCGACGTCCCAGGAAGAGCAGCGATGAGAGACACGGCTACTCCGACACACCTG tccAACAGTGTGCCGGTGGTGCAGCACCCCCACATGTCCCACCTCCATCCGCTGCTGCCCTACAGCCCAGAGGCCTTCTCCCCTCAGAGAGCTTCACCTGGCTTCTCTCCAGACGCAG GTATGTCGAGGACCCCTCACGCCGCCTGCTACCCCGTCTCTCCTGGAGGAATGGCCCAGATCCCACACCCTCTGGGGTGGCT gCAGGGCCAGCACATGTATCCCATCGCAGGGGGGTTCACACCTGCTGCTCTGGCTATGAATGCTGG TCTGGTGTCGAGCAGCTTCTCTCCACGTTTGGTGCCGACCCCCCAGTCGTCCATCCCCCACCCGGCCATCGTCCCCACAGCAGTGAAGCAGGAGCCTGGGGTCAGCAGCCAGCCCGG AAAGTCGGCACCTGACGTGAAGCAGGAGAAAGACGACGAAAGGAGGCCTCATATCAAGAAGCCCCTGAACGCCTTCATGCTGTACATGAGGGATGAGAGGCCCAAGGTGGTGGCACAGTGCAAAGTGAAAGAGAGCGCCACCATCAACCAAATACTGGGACAGAGG tggCACTCTCTGTCCAAGGAGGAACAGGCTAAATACTACGAACTGGCTCGCAAAGAGAGACTGCTGCACTCGAAGCTGTACCCCGGCTGGTCAGCCAGAGACAACTAC ggtaagaagaagaagaggaagagagtgaaGAGTGAAACTCAGCTGGAAG ttCCTGTAGCAGCACCAGCAGCGGCGGCCGAGGATTTCCGCCCACAGCTGAAGAGGCCCCGCGTCCCACCTGGGCCCGAGGAGATGGTTCACACACACCCCCGCCCTCATCCGACGCAGTCTCACACCATCTCCCACCTgacgcacacacacctgtccCAGGCCAGCCCCGCCTCTTCCCTGGACTCCCCAGCGACACCCACCACAGCGCTGGCCTCGCCCGCCGCTCCGGCCCCGACGCACACCGAGCACACGCACTCCTCCTACGGACACTCGTCGCCCTACGCCGAGCAGCTGCAGCCGCTGTCCCTCACCACCAAACCCCACAGGACCCCCCACCCTCTGGGCCGGAACGCCATCACTCCAGGACCCTCCACGCCGTCCTCGTCCTCCGACACTCCCACCTCCTCACCCCTCACAGCCTCCTCCAGGAGTTCACCCCCTGCCCCCCCTCCGCTGTCCCAGCCGTTTCTCGTCCCGCCCCCCAGCTCCGCTCACCAATCGGCCGCGGGCGCTCACGGTGCCTTAACTCAGTCACAGCCGTTCTCACTGAGAAGAACCAATCAGCTGTGA
- the cox5ba gene encoding cytochrome c oxidase subunit 5B, mitochondrial isoform X1 — translation MAARLLLRSAVRAATTCRTGPVPALTRSMAAGGIPTDEEQATGLEKIIMKATKEGKDPYSMLKPKQYTGSKADPHLVPSITNKRIVGCVCEEDNTSVIWFWLHEGEAQRCPSCGAHYKLVPHELPH, via the exons ATGGCTGCAAGGTTACTGCTCCGCTCGGCGGTTCGAGCCGCCACCACCTGCCGAACCGGGCCGGTCCCTGCTCTGACCCGCAGCATGGCGGCTGGAG GGATTCCCACTGACGAGGAGCAGGCCACAGGACTGGAGAAGATCATCATGAAGGCTACCAAGGAGGGAAAG GATCCCTACAGCATGCTGAAGCCAAAGCAGTACACTGGTTCCAAGGCTGATCCCCACCTGGTTCCCTCCATCACAAACAAGAGGATTGTGGGATGTGTTT GTGAAGAAGACAACACATCCGTGATTTGGTTCTGGCTTCATGAGGGTGAGGCCCAGCGCTGCCCGTCCTGTGGGGCCCACTACAAACTGGTGCCCCATGAGCTCCCCCACTAA